A genomic window from Chrysoperla carnea chromosome 3, inChrCarn1.1, whole genome shotgun sequence includes:
- the LOC123295411 gene encoding facilitated trehalose transporter Tret1-like translates to MSSNKKVSAMNSKNVVDFNLEFGINKNENIKRSFPFLQYFGAITASMMYLLLGVHGGWSGPILQKINESTTLNITQQEDSWIASSFTFGSIPAPILGAIGGMVLGRKRTLVLATIPILIGTLLFVTTTSVWSLIVGRILCGIGIAGATPIVPMYISEISSPTRRGRLGSIIMAEYNIGVLIIYAMGPYVSITVNSIILIFIILLFILSFSFMPESPYYSVISNQPKLAYDALEKFQVSNDNQEKLIEIQEYIKELKDKNVSYLDLFRIDSNRKALFYTLLLTTTNALTGINVILAYAQTIFDEIGSDISSNYASIAFATVGVFTVVLASFFVDTWGRRPLLIVSTSSTAICLFLIGLYFFLKYIDFEYITEITLLPVIFLILSKITMSIGITPLPQVCVGEMFPSNLIAIASCFIEFYGNILRFIVIQSYRIISINFGIYSVFWLFCLCCTINTVIIIMVFPETKNKSLEE, encoded by the coding sequence CAAGTATGATGTATCTTCTACTCGGTGTTCATGGTGGTTGGTCTGGaccaattttacaaaaaataaatgaatccaCTACATTAAATATAACGCAACAAGAAGATTCATGGATAGCTTCATCGTTTACATTCGGTTCAATACCAGCACCCATATTGGGTGCTATCGGTGGTATGGTTTTAGGACGAAAACGTACCTTGGTACTTGCAACAATACCAATATTAATTGGCACACTATTATTTGTGACAACAACAAGTGTATGGAGTTTAATAGTCGGTCGTATATTATGCGGGATAGGTATTGCTGGTGCGACACCAATTGTTCCGATGTATATAAGTGAAATTAGTTCTCCAACTCGTCGTGGACGATTAGGGTCAATTATTATGGCTGAATATAACATAGGTGTCTTAATTATTTATGCAATGGGGCCATATGTCTCAATTACAGTAAATagtattatattgatatttataattttgttgtttattttaagtttttcgtTCATGCCTGAATCTCCCTACTATTCGGTAATTTCAAACCAACCGAAATTAGCATACGATGccttagaaaaatttcaagtgaGTAATGACaatcaagaaaaattaattgaaatccAAGAGTATATCAAAGAATTAAAagacaaaaatgtttcatatttgGATTTATTTCGAATTGATTCGAATCGAAAAGCACTATTCTATACATTACTTTTAACCACAACAAATGCACTAACAGGTATAAATGTCATTTTAGCATATGCTCAAACTATTTTCGATGAAATTGGTAGTGATATATCATCGAATTATGCTTCAATAGCTTTCGCAACTGTTGGTGTTTTCACCGTTGTATTAGCAAGTTTTTTCGTTGACACATGGGGTAGACGACCATTATTAATTGTGTCAACTTCTTCTACAGcaatttgcttatttttaatcgggttatatttctttttaaagtacattgattttgaatatataacagaaattacattattacctgttatattcttaattttgtctaaaattaCCATGAGCATAGGTATTACACCATTACCGCAAGTATGTGTCGGAGAAATGTTTCCTTCGAACTTAATTGCAATTGCGTCTTGCTTCATAGAATTTTATGGTAACATATTACGTTTTATTGTCATTCAATCGTATCGAATAATATCAATCAATTTTGGTATATATAGTGTATTTTGGTTATTCTGTTTATGTTGTACAATTAATACTGTGATTATAATTATGGTATTTCcagaaactaaaaataaaagtttagaaGAA